One window from the genome of Hydra vulgaris chromosome 02, alternate assembly HydraT2T_AEP encodes:
- the LOC136076990 gene encoding cystatin-1-like, which translates to MIKVLGFLILSSLCFANGGKDGGIAGGKSNLSKDDINKLVLANGGFSKGLDIATEMINNKTKKHSKKTHRLVIHEIVSATSQVVAGIKYNVNVKMVESICKNTKENAQKKIVDCPAKKRKEEKICNVTILSQSWIGNLNVTVSCEKHK; encoded by the exons atgataaaagttcTCGGTTTCCTAATTCTTTCTTCATTATGTTTTGCAAATGGGGGAAAGGATGGCGGTATTGCTGGAGGAAAAAGTAACCTGTCTAAAGACGATATTAACAAGCTTGTGTTAGCAAATGGAGGTTTCTCAAAAGGCTTAGACATTGCTACTGAAatgattaataacaaaacaaaaaaacacagtaaaaaaacCCATAG acTGGTAATACATGAGATTGTTAGCGCAACTTCACAAGTTGTTGCTGGTATAAAGTACAATGTTAATGTTAAGATGGTAGAATCTATCTGCAAAAACACAAAAGAAAACGcgcaaaaaaaaatagttgattgTCCAGCAAAGAAacgaaaagaagaaaaaatttgtaacgTGACCATTTTGAGTCAATCTTGGATTGGCAATTTAAACGTGACCGTTAGCTgtgaaaaacataaataa